In Clupea harengus unplaced genomic scaffold, Ch_v2.0.2, whole genome shotgun sequence, the sequence GCTGTACGAAACACCAAATCTACCGTACCTAGGAGTCATGACTCACTGAACTTTACACCCAGTAAAAAGAAGATGTTACAAGGtcataaatataaacacattatTTATTTCGCTACTGAATTACAAACATTACGTCAGAGCGCCACTGCCTGTCTGGCATACCGCAGTAAGTGtagatgctgctgtagtctagGAAGCGGACCCGGAGGTTGTGCAGGACAGCAGGCTCATGCAGGAAGCTGAGGGCCGTCAGGTCATTCTCCCCCTCCAGGATGTCTGGGTTACCAAGCGGAGGGAGTTCAGCCGTGGCTGTGACTGGGTAGGACAGCTCCTGGAGtgcaggaggggaagaggaagcacAACTGGCTCTTCAGGGGTGACATTTGCTCATTTGGTGAATGAGTGTCCGTAGTCTCTTTTATTCAGGGGGGTGTATATGTCCCTCcattattttcagtattttcaGAGAGACTTGTGATCCAGACCATATTGTCACAAAGGCTTAATGCTGTCCTGCCTGAGATATCCATTCTGAATTTAATGCTATGAGGCCATTTTGTGCCAACGATGGGCTAGTGTACCTCAAAGGGAATAAGATTTTAAGAaactgtggatgtgtggatgtttgtCAGACTGTGAATGGATGACACATGCTGGTCACACAGTAGCTGTCAGCAGTCTGCTGTTATCAGTGGCGGTGTTAGACATGTGATGAGAGACGCATGTCTCACCCTGCCATCGCTAAGCTGCAACTGGAGCTGGTCATCGCCCGGGTTGAAGTCCTGCAGGAGCCGAGcggacacccacacactgtcagggtctggcacccacacacacgcaccctggtggcacagaggcacacacacacacaaacacacacaaatacacacaaaatataatGGACAGCAAGGAAATAGGAATCATGTCTTGCTCAATGAATGAGCGACAATGTACATTTCCATGAGCAATGAACAAAGCATCTCTCATTTAGACAAAAACGActttaaaacctttttttcaTTAGGTTTCAAATTAGAGAACTGCTCAGAGTAAAGGGACTGTATGGCAAACGATGTCTACCCTTAGACAGGAAGGTCAACCATAAGTGTCTCCCTAAACTAGTGTCTTTACACACTGCAAATCCACTCACTACTACTGCAgaaacatgaataaatatcaCTGTATCACTCCCAAATGGCTGACTTGAGATCTGTCATTGAGAACCCCACATATGTATCATCAGCTGTTTATGTGCTCTCTCGGGCCCAACCCAACCACAGCTATGTTCTAGCATCAGCAGAAAACCTGAGCTGCCATGTTAAAAATTAACACTGGCTGTCCCTCCATCCCATTCCTTCCCTATGCAGGAACAGTAACATTACTAACGTTTGTCTACTTATTGTATTCAATGAGTATTATCAGTACAGGCATTGTTAATGGACTCAATGACCATGTGATTCATGGCACGCAACCTTAGCATGGATAAAAAGCTACCAAAATCACCTTTCGTGCTGCTCCCAAATGCAGATGTTTTCTTGTCTTCAGTAACACTTCGTGTCAGGTTTTAAGTGTGATCTCATCTCATGAATTTATATCATATTACAACACCCGAACAAAAACTGTCACTGATAAGACAAATTGTTGTCCGTATTCATCATGTTAGAAGAGGACATGTGCACAAAGAAGCACTTTACCTTGGTGTATAACTCGGTTGTTGCCATGCCAGCAGGGTTGATTGGGCAGATTCAAAATGATTGAGGCCTTTGAGGTTCACTAAATCCAAACATGAACAACAGGAGGATCCTCTCAGAGGATGGTGTTGTCCACTTTCCTGTTGCCTGCTCAGTGAGAACGACTGTGTCTATGCACTTTGCTCCATGGAGGATGGAACCACTTACCTCTGCACGGCTAGTTAACTGTTAATCTCCAGAAGACATGGGACTGCCTCACTTCAGCTGGTGGACTCTATGCCACTAGATGGCCCCAAGCTTTTCATGGTGCTACGCTTTCAAAAACAGTGAAGATGTTCAAGGAACTTCAATTAACATGATGGTTCAATAAAGCaaaaatatatcaatatatgTATTTGAATTTTGCCACATTTACTCTCTGTATAAAACATTTGAGCAAAATGACATGATAGATTGTGTATATTCTGAATGGAATACTAAATGTGACATAAAATATACACCCGATCCTGTCCGAGACTTCTTTACCAGTAACAAACCTAAATAGTTGTTCCTTAGATCACCATCACCAATTAAATACTTGAGAGAAGTTTCTACTGTAACCTCAGAACCCACAAAACAGAACAGTATTATGTAGTCTGTAATGGTATATATTATCAGTGTGTTTGCCTCTGCTAACATCTCCAAATGCCAGGTAATGAGCAGCCAAAGGTCATGCTATTTACAGGTTTTAGATATGCCACCGTCATGGAAACACTCAAGTCTAGGCGGCCAAAACAGCAATCAAATGACTAAAACTCTCATTGATCATTTGTCAGTCACTGTGAGTGTTAATGAAGAGCAAACATGTGGACGTGAaaaacacaccattacacatcatcacacagaaATAACTCAATACACAACTTCACATAGAGCTGAATTTTAATCTGTAAACCATGTATTCAAATCAACAGTCAGTCTGTTAAAGTAAAAACAGTAACCCTTTCATATTGTAAGAAACCAAAGGGTGTTCTAGAAGAGTGAGGCTGCAGGCAACCCCTGATGATGCTATGAACGTCCTCACTCGCGAGAGGATTCATCACTCATCTGTTTTTCTCCAGCGCACATTATGGTTCACTGAGGGAGGGTGGAAAGGAGGCAGCACCAGTGACAATTCAAATCATTTTCTAGAAAAGAACAAAGATGGCACTAAATGTCAAGTTTACTCATATTTCTCAAGAAAGGGTAGAAAAACAAACctatttttttctgtcatttatATGGGTGTACTTGTTGAGGGGCAATGGAAATCTTAACAGTACTTCACAGACAAGAGCTgttcaaaagagagaaaataaaaccgTGTAACATATCCCAGGATAACCAGCTCAATCTTCTGACCGAGCTATTGTCAAACTGAgagaggtcaaagttcacatGACCTTAGGGGCAGTGTAGGATGAGTGAAATTTCATGGCCCCTCTttggtcatcatcatcatcatgagaAAGATGAAGGACACTGTTCACATTACAAAAATCTTAATGCTCTctaaaaacaacagacaaataaacgacaacaacaaaagcaaTAACACTTTAAAAGTCACAATTCAAACAATCTTGtctttttcaaaaaacaaaacatctaTGAAATTTAGAGTGCAGGTGTCACATAACCTTGTTCCCTCTCAAGTCACTTTTAGTGCTCTGAGAAACAGCATCAGAAAACAAACCAGTCCATCCCATAATACCATTTCCCTAGACCCAACAACACATCTTCTTACCACAGTAACACTTGTGCATCATTCCTTGAGCAAACAAGGCTGCAATATCTCTCAGGTCAATTTTTACAAAGTGATACGGCATTGACATGATTGTCACAAAATGAATGCCTACCGACAGGATTCAATCTGCATGAGTCCTGAATAGAAATACTGTATTTAGCTGACCGTATAGTGTAGTTTTCCTCTAACAAGCCATTGTTGAAACGGTTTGTTTTGTTCAGGGCAAAGATTACAAATGCACTAATCAAAGTTTCAGAGCTGAACCAGCCGCCATCCATGGAGATAGGGGACTCCGTGTACACAAGTGATGGAGGCTTTCTGTACTTTTCAGTGGTAGCAGGTGAGGTGATGGTCGGGACTGTTAGAGGTGGTGGGAATCTGGTTATGGTCCTACGAATGAATACTGGAACCCACGACCAAACTGTTCATATATCCTGTAAAGCCAATGAATGTGAATTAATGGCCACTCAAAAGACACATCACTTTAAAACAAAGACAATAACTGCACGTACAGCGTCATGCAAAAGTTTGCGCACCCCTGGTCAAAATTTCTGTTACTGTAAATAGTTAAGTGAGTAAAAGATCAACTGGTTTCCAAAAGGCATAAAGTTCAAgatgaaacattgttttttttaacattttatgcAAGATtagtgtgttattattattttaaataaaaaaaacgttttggCACCCCAAGAGATTTGAGCTCTCAGATAACTTTTACAAACGTCTCAGACCTTAGTTGGCTTGTTAGGGCTATGGCTTGTTCACAATCATCATTGGGAAAGGCCAGTTGATGCAAAAATGCAAAGCTTTATAAATTACTCCTCAAAACCTTCTCCCAACAATCGTTAGCCGTGGGCTTGTCTAAGCAGCTGCCTAGCTCTCTATAATAATACTTGGTGGCCACAAAAGCAGGTGAGGGCTATAAGATAGCAAAGCGTTTCCAGGTAGCCGTTTCCTCAGGTTGTAATGTAATTAGGAATTGGCAGTTGACAGGAACGGTGGAGGTCAAGTTGAGGTCTGGAAGACCAAGACAACTTTGAGAGAACAGCTCGTAGGATTGCTAGAAAGCCCCGTTTGACTGCAAAAGGCCTTCAGGAAGATGTATCACACTGTGGAGTGGTGACTACTGTGCAGCGACACCTCCAAGGAACTTGGAGGGTCCAAGTGACCCTCACAGTCCACTGACCTAAACGTCATCGTCAACAACTTCAAGcatctttgagaactttgaaaagcgctatataaatgtgatgtattattattattatcattatcattatcttcGTAAAAATCTGTGGATAGACCTCAGAAGAGCAGTGCATGCAAGACGGTCCAAGACCCTCACAGCACTAGAAGCCTTTTTCAAGGAAGAGTGGGAGAAAATCCTCCAAACAGGAACTGAAAGACTCTTAGCTGGCTACAAAAAACTTTTACAAGCTGTGATACTCGCCAAAGGGGTTGTTACAAAGTGCTGACCGTGCAGAGTGCCAAAACATTAGCTCTgagcccttttctttttttgtcatttggaaACTGTAAAAGATGGAATTACAAAAGTAATCTTgcttaaaatgttaaaaaagaaTGTTTCATGTTGAACTTTATGCCTGTTCCCTTCCAGAGAATTCCAGTGAGACAtacttgtgtgttttctgggCCCTAAACCCAAAGCCTTTCCTGCTGTACCTCTGCTATACAGCGTCTGCGTTGTCGTCTCCGTTTCCGTCCTCCTTCAGAGCGTCTTCTTCACTGCCGGCCTCCTCCACATGGGCCAACATGTCGGCCATCAGCGCCTCCTCCAGCCTCTTCCTCACGCTGTACACCAGCTCCTCCTGCTTCCTGCAAATCAAAATAGCAATGTGCCAGACAAATAAAATGTCAGATGCATTTCAGTCTGCTCAAATCATTTACAGTTCACTTGATCTGAAAAAGGGAGCATTTATATGGAAACAGACACCGGTCAATCCCTTCAAACTGTAATAAACAAGTACAGTGGGTGCTTGCATGCATACTTCATTTTCCTGGATGATGTAAAACCACAGCTCAGTATTTTTCTAGTACTTAATACAACATCCAAGATTTGTCCAACTCCAAAAGTCAAATGCATGGGACAATTGTTCACTAGACCTCCATatgcaagtaaaaaaaaaacaaggctgacCAGTTTTATTGTCGCGCAATGACACACAGCAacgcacacgtgcatatattaggtggcgacacaggacacacacacacacactgttgtgacAGACACCACGCTCGAGCAGTGGCATGAAACGATGCATGGCCATACCTGATGTCCTCATCTGTGACGATGAAGGCCTTGCAGAGGGGCTGTGACGTGTTGAGCCAAACTCCAGGGTTCTTCTCCACGGCAGCAGACAGCTGGCCAGTGATGGGGGCTGTGCTGGTGTGCAGAGCACTGGCTATGGCCGACAGGAGTGTCTTATCTGTGCATCCAGGTCCCACTCCtgcatttacattacatatgctcatttagcagaggcttttaGTCATCCCATCCCAAGTCTTCTTGGTACGACACAATTCCTCAAACGTACAAGAACTACATCACTGTTGTACAAGAACCTTggtctctgtgtttaaatagaCAATAGCCATTGCCCAATTTGTCTCCAGTACCTTGCAAGCCTTTGGGCAGCTCCATGGTCTTGACGAGCTCCTCCGCTATGTCAAACGCATTGAGCCCACTAAGCTTCTTCTCCCAGAAAAGCTGTTGGAAAAGTGTATGGGTTAAAACACAGTCCTCTTTGGTGAGGGCAGAACAGATCAAATAGACTCCGTGGGCCCTAATCTGATAGATGTGCACCGCAGTGTCTTAGAAGAACATTGTTGTACTTGGGCATATTCAGTTGGTCATTTCATAACATAGGCACAGACCGAAGCTCCTCTGGGGGTGGACCAACGCCTCTTTTTGGTGTTAATGATCAAAAAGGTAGGCATTGCATGGAAGTTGTTTTGAGGAAGGCATTCTGCCACTTCCTTCTTTGAAACGGAACCTGCATCCTGGTTGTCAACGTCTGGCAGGCGCATCTAATCTAATATCTACAGAGTTTGACAGCATAACAAGGACCAATCAGTTACTAAATTGACGAAtcatttaaataaacaaaatatgcAGCCAAATGGCTATGTATGTCATCATTCATCTGGGCCTTAATGCGCAACAAAAACCTGAGACAGAAAAGTAATATTTTGGGGATTTTACAGCATATTACTGTCTTGGATTAGGCCACTGATCCAAGGCGTCATTCTCCCATTTACGATTCTAAAATAGCCTTTCAGTAGCAATGAAGATGGGCCTAACGTCAGAAGGAGATCAATTTCTCTGCCTACAAATGGGATAATTCTGTAAAATACTTTTCACTGCTCATTAAATATCTTTTGTTGCCAACACAAGCTACTGAAACTAACATACAAGTTGACATCTACAGTGGGTCTCTCCAAGTTCAGTAATGCTGCTTGAGTTAGTAGCACCAACTACATCAAGCTGTTTTATGTCAAATACAACTAGAGTCGTAATAGTGATAATGTCGTGCAGGAATCTCCATCATCATATAGGTAGCCTATAGTAATAATGATTCAATGTCTTCATGACGTAGAGGGCCAAGAACATAGAAAGCATTGTCAGATGCTCGGTATACACGTCCTGTAAGTCGTATAATATTCCAATACATCTTATTAGCCTATATATTTTGTATGAAAGTGGTAATGGGACTTTTTTCCCTGAAGAAATGTctacccatccctactaaccTTTAAACCTTTCCACTATATCCCACACAACTTCCCTAGCTTGCTTTCTTGCCTGTTTATTGGGCCCATGGGCCTttatgttaaataatgtgaagACCACAGAAATGATAACCCTTTGGTGATTTGAACGGTGCTGGGCTTTTATCAGTTCAACGtgacatatttaaatcattGAAATATTTCTataacatgcactgatgtcttTTGGACTTGAACAAAACACCTGATAAGCGGtttgtcatcacagcacatgtCAGCATTATTATCGATATGACGGCACACCCACAAATGAATATGTCTTTTCACGTGCCCCACAAAGGTTTCCCACTACTCTGCCGCCCTGAGTGCGTACACACAAATAACAACTTTTCAACTCCTTGCTTTGATATTGCACCATTTGTGGACTATCATTATGGCACACGTGTAACGCATAGCTcgttgccctatgaaattagggcccagtgGCCTATCTAAGGGCATCATGAATGACTATGCTGGCAAACGATATACCTGAAAGACTGGATCGTTTACCTTAAATGACATGCATATTATCAACTGCCGACCACACTTGTAATACAACAACATAGCTGTTAACCGGTTATTACTTGCTTACTTCTATATACTCACACAAGAAAGCATTTTCGAAGCAACAACAGGTTAATGGTATGCAATGAAGGTTACCTGTCTAGGCTGGTCAATAGCCTTCTGAGGATCTGTCTTGACCTTATTGCTGGGATGGTTGGTAACCTTGGTGACAGGCTGTTTGAAGATGGAGGCTGTTTGTCTGACTGGCAGTGATGTGTTGAGATCAGGCTTGCCCTATAACATACAACACAGTCCTGTCAGCGCAGAAATCCAATGGATTACCGGTATAATGCATCACAATTTTGACGTAGAATTgctgatagaaaaaaaaaaccttgtgaTGTTCAATCCTGATAGATCTTTAGTCTGAACCTGTACACACacctttgtttgagtgttgttgtCATAGCGAAGTCTCTGTCGGTTCTTGTTGAGTTTACTCATGAGCATTTTACCCGTGCGGAAATCAAAGGAGCTGAGATCCATTGAGTTTCCAAGGTAACGAGCCAGCTGCGGCTTGCTCCGAAACTTCTTTCCAGTTGGACTGGGAGGGAGTGAAGGGTAACAAACCATGTTGTGAGGTGTTGTAGAAGTGAAAGGACAATACAGTAAGACATAAACAGGAGCACTTTCaggcacataaatacacatgacTGATACCAAGACCACATGTAAAACAACTCACAGATGCAAAACGCTGCATGCACAAAACTAGAGTTAGTCAGCAGAGCAGTAGCACGCATTTAACACACAATGAGAGCACAGCCACTTATGGTAATGTTATGGTAAATGAATGAACTGGCAGGAACTTTCTAATTTTGCTGAATTTCGAATAGGCATGTAACTCCAACTTCTAGGTCAAGATGTCCATAATGTTTAGTTACAGGCCCACGTTTTGGACAGCAAAATGTCTATTCACTTTTCTTAAGGGTAATCAACAAGCCATTGGAGCAGGTTTGGATGAATGGGGCCAATTCATAAAATGCGTGCCAGTGGTCAAATTCGAACCCCCACAAAGGCAACATTGTTTCGCATTATGCAGCTGTCGCCGTCCACAAAACGGAACTAGCAACGTGCGTCATAACCTGGGTTGCGATGGCGAGCGGTCGGATTTGCTAACCCCCCTCCCTAATGAATATCTTTCTTTCACAAAGAACCTGCGAGCAGCGTACGACGGGTCTCTTTATTCCTTCACCCAATTAGAGTAGCTGATTCAAGCACGTATATGAGCTTGCGGTTAGTGCATTTGCTGTTAATGTGATGCAATGAAGATTTCAAGAAACAGATTTAATGCATAAAACATGATTCGTGCTTTCCGCCGGTAATCCATGCAAAATTCCAGCCACTGAAACCGGCAATGGTGAGAAAGCAACAACAGTTTCGCGTACGTGCACCATATTACAGGATGAGGTTTAAGAAGTAAAATTATACGGTACCACAAACTATACAAACGACCCGCCTCCCCCCTTTCTCgcctctgttcctcctcctcttcctcacctctgctaaaaaaagaacaaccatCTATTCCTGAGCATGGTCATCTAATGTTATATCTGCAAAGTTGATGACATTTCAGACACTATTCCAATTCCTGTTACATGTAATCCAACGGTCGTCAGGTCATTAGATCGTTTAAGCAACATGTCGGCTTTGTAATTGACTTTGAAAGTCTTGTAGGCTAGCTTTGTCTTGCAATTAACATGGTGGGCTGCTGGCCTCGTTGTTTTGATGCCGCATTAAGGCTACATCCCCGCCCCAACTTTCTCTGAGTCACCCTTGCAAATGCATCCTAAACCACAACCATACCCCCCAACCCTCTGCAGGAGCACCCGTACTTCGGCATGATGCACcgtgtcctcctctctcagtaCCTAAAGTAATAGACATCGCTTTTCCCCGCAGACAAACCCGACTTTCTGGTCACTTCTTCCCTTTTCCAGCCCTTTGGGAGAGCCGAGCACTCCCACCTTTTCCTTTCCATGTTTCTCCCGGCTTAATTCCGATGGTGATGGTAAACAAGCAGGGCTAGGTGTCTTAACGTTTGTGGCACGGAATGCAAATCATTCGCATTAAATGCTTCTGTCAACAACTACACGGCCATTTTCCAATGCTGCAACAGTCTCCAACAATAACTGCATCTCTTTGTCACTGATATCGCTCCGCCGTAACTCATAGCCTCATCACCCCTCGCTTGTCTCGCGAGGGCAATGAAAGATACGTCCGCATAGGAAATATAGGCTGGCCTACTGTACGCTACAGTAAGTTTAGTGGTGTTCCGGCCCAACCTTTCCAGACTGAGCCAGACGTTTGTGCCATGCATTGGATCCTGCATTGGCTGCTTCTCACAATGGCCGCGACCGAACGTAAAGCGATAGTGACGTTGatgcatttatatttaaaacatATCCTATTCTAATGTAGCTAAACTGTCAAAGGCATTAGCTAGGTTGTAAAGTCTTTAACTCAAGTGCTGAAAAACTGTGCAGCTTTCGCTTGTTGTGATCGCAAAACGGAACGTCGTGGTAAGGGAAGTTTGTCATCGGTGAAGATATTCACTTGCCAGCGGGCTATTCAGTTCGTCGTGGATCCGTAGCCTTCCTCATTTATTCGAACATAATAACTCATTGAATCTCTGTTTACATGTGACCATTCCTGTCTGAAACATTTTGTCTAAACTTAAAATCAGTGATCCACAACAAATGCGAAACATCATCTAATTTGTTCTCTGCGTTCGCAAGACACCTAACGTTAGGTTTAACAATGCTTCTGTGACTATGCCACCGCAGTTTGTGCATGCGAGCCGTTGCATTTATGAACAGGTTATTGACACTATTAGATTGATTAGCTGGAAAAAGCGAAGCTCAAATGCATTCACAAAGAAAGCAATGGAAATAATAATAGCTCGTAAATACCCAATTGAAAATGCTGACCACTTACTCGTTTTTCTCCATCTCGCATTCTATCTTGATTTCTCCCGTTTTGGTGTTGGTTAAAtcccctctccgctcctctttCATTCCCCTCCCCCTTCAACGAGACAAATGAAAGACATTATCCGCGAAACCAGGGAACCCATAATAGATTAGAGCCAAGTCTATTAGTAAGAGAGTGGTAATATCCGATAATCTGAAATGACTAATTCCATTAGACTTTCGAAATCTCGAGCAGTTGACTGCAATATTTACAAACCTTTCTCAAATATCGCTTGCTGTTCTGCACTGTCACTGAAACGGACGGCAGTTTGGTTTAAAAAGTGCTGGGGACACAGATGGGATTTTACATAGGCCATCCTACCTGTCACTGGCCTATTGCGTTCTCCCTCTACTATTACAATAAGCGTAGCCCGAATACAcatgaagaaagaaaacataCGTTACTGGGATTTTGTAGtgctttaaaactaaaatattaaaatatctcTTGTCAATTAGGACCCAGCAGATACAGAATTATGCAGTGAAAACAACTTATTTTTCGAAACTATAAGAGTCGTGCTGATGTTAAGAGAGAACCACAAAGATTACTGCGGTCCGAGGGTGCGGGTTCAGGGTACACATTCAAAACCAACCACCTATGCATAGCCTACTTTGCCAAAGAGTAACATAAATCCTGCGCACTACAACACGACTATTTCACCATGTTAGCCACAGGCAGACATCTATGCACCTAGACATCTGGTGCATATGTTCAGCATAGCTATAACTTGCCTGCTACTTTGCCAGTGACCGACCAAACACAGCAAAGcttaatgataataaaccatcTTATAGTCCACTGAAAGTTAGTCAAGTATCATTTCATGAAGAATAATGTAGGCTATTTTAGAGACTATGAACTAGTAGCCTATACGTTAGCTATAGATCACTCTGGCCAAAGTGGCTGTTTTTAGACGTTTTAGTGATGCAacactttattgtcattgttctTGTCAAACTGAACCAAAATGGGCAATGGTAGCACCAGACTTTAGAAACTCTGTTAGCACAGTTTAAAACCACACAACGCCAGGAGGACATCTTTTTGACATAATGACCCAAtgttaatttaataacttggcattctaagcgcaaacatgggtgggttaGGCCAATGCTGAAGTGTGTCCACAAACAAACCATGTACCATCTTCCATGTATAAAtgagttccttcaaagcaacatTTGTTCTGTGAACCTTCTAAATTATTTCATGTCGGGCAAATCTCCCTCACAAGAACGTCCGCCTCCGTTCGCGACCAGACATTTGTCGTAGAACAAGTTGTTTGTTGTAGAACAATTACTGTGCTCAGTGTGAACGTTAATGAAGTATGGTCGAATCATTGTAATtgactgataaaaaaaatgccacatcattgccacatccactaTACTCAACCCATTTCTGTTTGATTGCGtcctgctttgtgtcaatgaaattagcaaATATAGGTATCCCCGCCCATTCTCACTGTGCGGTTGCTGATGAGTGAAACCTGTTCAAATAAGGGCCCATACTTTCATTTTCGTATATCAGTTCGAATTCAATCTATATATTGCTGGTAAAGCACTGAGAAGCTAATTTTACTaagattttattttcagttgtcaaaCTGGTGGGGACGATTAGATCGCAAAAAGTGGTGGCGATATGTCCCCAACATAACTGACAAAAGTTCTGGGCAACAACAAACATGTCAAAgaagtaaaataaatataacCTACCACAACGAATGGGCTGTATAGGCTCCAAAACCGGCCATCATCCTTAGACCAAATTCTAAAAGCTTCAAGCTGGATATACATAGTCATGTAAAATGTTTAATCAGTCATAGTTAATACAAACTATGAAATAATTCAATACTGAATAttcaatacattttacaagaaCGATGATACAAAGTGGGTCAGCATCACCCAtgtgatttatttatgtgtactttaaaacacataatttattttatttattga encodes:
- the LOC122130574 gene encoding unconventional myosin-Va-like; amino-acid sequence: MATTELYTKGACVWVPDPDSVWVSARLLQDFNPGDDQLQLQLSDGRELSYPVTATAELPPLGNPDILEGENDLTALSFLHEPAVLHNLRVRFLDYSSIYTYCGMPDRQWRSDVMFVIQ